The following are encoded in a window of Telmatobacter sp. DSM 110680 genomic DNA:
- a CDS encoding aldehyde dehydrogenase (NADP(+)), with the protein MELIGLSFIGSQRGSRDGASFQAFAPQSGDPLQPVFRAATPQELERAAQLAHEAFASYAQTSGKTRAAFLRGIADGFETHRDELAQRAHHETALPIPRLTGEVGRTANQLRMFAGVVEEGSWVQARIDPALPDRQPLPRPDIRSMLRPLGPVAVFGASNFPLAFSVGGGDTASTLAAGCPIIVKAHPAHPGTSELAAAIIRRAVTEHDLHPGVFSMLFDSGTEIGSALVKHPLIRAVAFTGSLRAGRALMDLAAARPDPIPCFTEMSSGNPVFILPGALRKGPAALAQSLFGSFTLGAGQFCTKPGIVFVSDSAQSTTFLDELKSLVEQAQPFTLLTEGIAREYGRATESRAEQTPLAAEAHMLAEGRKFAAFHAQAKLFTVCLDKLVGQPEMADEIFGPDTLLVSCDSTQDYLRAARSLSGHLTATILGDDEDLAANRELIHILEQKAGRVIFNGFPTGVEVTHAMVHGGPYPSTSDPRFTSVGSLAIYRFARPVCFQNFPQALLPAELQDENPLGIRRLRDGKPE; encoded by the coding sequence ATGGAACTCATCGGACTTTCCTTCATTGGCTCACAACGCGGCTCGCGCGATGGCGCGAGCTTTCAAGCCTTTGCGCCCCAATCCGGCGATCCACTGCAGCCGGTTTTTCGCGCGGCAACACCCCAGGAACTGGAGCGCGCGGCTCAGCTTGCACATGAAGCATTTGCGAGCTACGCGCAGACCAGCGGCAAGACCCGCGCCGCATTCCTGCGCGGCATTGCCGATGGCTTTGAAACTCACAGGGACGAGCTTGCGCAGCGTGCGCATCATGAAACCGCGCTCCCAATCCCGCGTCTTACCGGCGAAGTAGGGCGCACCGCCAACCAGCTTCGTATGTTCGCAGGGGTGGTGGAAGAAGGTTCCTGGGTCCAGGCCCGCATCGATCCGGCACTCCCCGATCGCCAGCCTCTTCCTCGTCCTGATATCCGGTCCATGCTCCGCCCGCTCGGACCCGTCGCGGTATTCGGCGCCAGCAACTTCCCTCTCGCGTTTTCAGTAGGAGGCGGAGACACCGCCTCGACGCTTGCTGCAGGTTGCCCCATCATCGTCAAGGCTCACCCTGCGCATCCTGGAACCTCAGAACTGGCGGCAGCCATCATCCGCCGCGCTGTTACAGAGCACGATCTGCATCCCGGCGTTTTCTCGATGCTCTTCGATTCCGGCACAGAGATTGGCTCGGCGCTGGTTAAGCATCCGCTCATACGAGCCGTGGCTTTTACAGGGTCTTTACGGGCTGGTCGGGCTTTGATGGATCTTGCGGCAGCGCGTCCTGATCCCATTCCCTGCTTTACGGAAATGTCGAGCGGCAATCCCGTCTTCATCCTTCCCGGCGCGCTGCGCAAAGGCCCCGCCGCGCTGGCGCAAAGTCTTTTTGGATCGTTCACACTCGGAGCGGGGCAGTTCTGCACCAAGCCGGGAATTGTTTTTGTTTCTGATTCAGCACAGAGCACCACTTTTCTCGATGAGCTCAAGTCCCTGGTCGAACAGGCGCAGCCATTCACGCTACTTACCGAGGGAATCGCGCGCGAATACGGCCGGGCCACTGAATCCCGGGCAGAACAGACCCCACTTGCCGCAGAGGCACATATGCTGGCCGAAGGCCGGAAGTTCGCGGCATTTCACGCGCAGGCAAAACTGTTCACCGTTTGCCTCGATAAACTTGTAGGTCAGCCCGAGATGGCCGACGAAATCTTCGGCCCTGACACTCTCCTCGTCAGCTGCGATTCGACGCAGGACTACTTGCGGGCCGCGCGTTCTCTCTCTGGCCATCTCACCGCGACGATTCTTGGCGATGATGAAGACCTTGCAGCCAATCGCGAGTTGATTCATATCCTCGAACAGAAAGCTGGCCGCGTCATTTTCAACGGATTTCCTACAGGTGTTGAAGTAACGCATGCGATGGTGCACGGCGGCCCGTATCCATCCACTTCCGATCCTCGCTTCACATCCGTTGGCAGCCTTGCGATCTATCGCTTTGCGCGCCCTGTCTGCTTCCAGAATTTTCCGCAGGCGCTGTTGCCTGCGGAATTGCAGGACGAAAACCCGCTCGGCATCCGCCGACTGCGCGACGGCAAGCCTGAATAG
- a CDS encoding fumarylacetoacetate hydrolase family protein, protein MKLVSFSTDSGPTRPGILLDDTKTILDLSPSGFSSTLDVIARGNVSTLAASRMSLEGATIHAPLANPPRIFAIGLNYRDHAKESGMEIPTTPVVFFKLPTAIVGPGEAIVLPKNSTQPDYEAEFAFVIGKGGYRIAASDWRDHVYGYTIVNDVSARDVQFSSTQWSMSKCFPTFCPLGPAIVTADEIADPHALDIRLSIDGEVLQHSNTRELVFKIPELIEYLSSITPLMPGDIVSTGTPPGVGLGRNPKRWLKPGETVTITIEGLGSLTNPVVAEE, encoded by the coding sequence ATGAAACTTGTGTCATTTTCTACGGATAGCGGACCCACTCGCCCAGGAATTCTTTTAGATGACACGAAGACCATCCTCGATCTCAGCCCGAGCGGCTTTTCTTCAACACTGGATGTGATCGCGCGCGGGAATGTGAGCACTCTCGCCGCCAGCCGCATGAGCCTGGAAGGTGCGACGATTCATGCGCCACTCGCAAACCCGCCGCGCATCTTTGCTATCGGTCTTAACTACCGCGACCACGCCAAGGAATCCGGCATGGAGATCCCCACTACGCCGGTCGTCTTCTTCAAGCTGCCGACCGCGATCGTAGGACCCGGCGAAGCCATCGTTCTTCCCAAGAACTCCACACAGCCTGACTACGAAGCCGAATTCGCGTTTGTTATCGGCAAGGGCGGCTATCGCATTGCAGCTTCCGATTGGCGGGATCACGTGTATGGATACACGATCGTTAACGATGTGAGCGCCCGCGATGTACAGTTCTCAAGTACGCAGTGGTCGATGAGCAAGTGTTTTCCAACTTTTTGTCCGCTCGGCCCAGCGATTGTCACCGCGGACGAAATTGCAGATCCGCACGCGCTCGACATCCGACTCTCGATCGACGGCGAGGTCTTGCAGCACTCCAACACGCGCGAACTGGTCTTCAAGATTCCGGAGCTGATCGAATATCTTTCGTCGATCACGCCGCTGATGCCGGGCGATATTGTCTCCACGGGCACTCCTCCAGGTGTCGGACTGGGACGCAACCCCAAGCGTTGGCTCAAGCCGGGGGAGACCGTCACCATCACGATTGAAGGCCTCGGCTCGCTCACTAACCCCGTCGTCGCAGAAGAATAA
- a CDS encoding SDR family oxidoreductase, with protein MTPLTDSSTARVFGLEGRHALVTGGASGIGEATVKELVRAGAFVWIADINLYAAEELAQSVGNSRALDLDVTNPDSIAAAVSQIGRLDILVNNAGIGHVGSIEQTEAQDFDRLLNVNVRAVYLVTRSFLPLLLSAVESSGVVGTIVNIASVAGLVGIKQRFAYCTTKGAVVAMTRQLAVEYAKTLRVNAICPGTVETPFVEGYLEKFHKHNKEEVRADLRARQPIGRLGRPDEVASMVRYLASDEAAFITGSLFNIDGGWTAA; from the coding sequence ATGACTCCTCTAACAGATTCGTCCACCGCGCGGGTGTTTGGCCTTGAGGGCCGCCATGCTCTCGTCACCGGGGGTGCCAGCGGTATTGGCGAAGCCACTGTGAAGGAACTGGTGCGCGCAGGCGCATTCGTGTGGATCGCCGATATCAATCTCTACGCAGCGGAGGAACTCGCCCAATCTGTGGGCAACTCGCGGGCACTGGACCTGGATGTCACCAACCCCGATTCGATCGCTGCTGCTGTCTCGCAGATCGGTCGGCTCGACATCCTTGTCAATAACGCAGGAATCGGCCACGTTGGGTCAATTGAACAAACCGAAGCCCAGGATTTCGATCGGCTGTTGAATGTCAACGTCCGCGCAGTTTATCTAGTCACCCGCTCCTTTCTCCCACTTCTGCTTTCCGCCGTTGAATCTTCTGGCGTGGTCGGCACAATCGTAAACATCGCGTCAGTCGCCGGCCTTGTTGGCATCAAGCAACGATTTGCTTACTGCACCACCAAGGGCGCGGTGGTGGCCATGACGCGTCAGCTGGCGGTCGAATACGCCAAGACGCTGCGTGTGAACGCGATCTGCCCCGGCACTGTTGAGACGCCATTTGTCGAGGGCTATCTCGAAAAATTCCACAAGCACAATAAGGAAGAAGTGCGTGCCGATCTTCGGGCGCGCCAGCCTATCGGCCGCCTCGGACGCCCGGATGAGGTTGCCTCCATGGTCCGCTATCTCGCCTCTGACGAAGCCGCTTTTATCACCGGCTCGCTCTTCAACATTGACGGTGGCTGGACAGCTGCATGA
- a CDS encoding extracellular solute-binding protein, which translates to MSQLRIALRNYADFENALGEEAGLFEALRPGTKVELHSVGIHELYNSAITDGGLHDGRFDLALLVTDWLAEAHAAEALDDLNLWQKATPIRGWPQEWPCSLVKPLILEDCLTSLPWHDGPECLVYRSDLFSDSKHQSAFRAKFSRELAPPATWEEFEETARYFTDPSSGRYGTVFAAFPDGHNTLYDFALQVWSRGGELTDVAGRPNLIAPHALDALEFYRRVVRDPAICHPKSPQLDSTQSGDLFLAGEVAMMANWFGFAARSGREGSPLAGKVAIAPIPAANGTSPVSLSVFWALAMGKGSRQKELAWEFLRFVASPERDLGITRHGAVGVRLSTWRNPELQARNPVYSEVESISLGARQLPTGPGMAAFAAIIDDVISRSLTTDEPSAAILESAQREIDSKGIRFQ; encoded by the coding sequence ATGAGCCAACTTCGCATAGCTCTCCGCAATTATGCAGACTTTGAAAACGCCCTGGGAGAAGAGGCCGGCCTCTTCGAAGCGCTGCGCCCCGGCACGAAGGTCGAGCTGCACTCAGTTGGCATCCACGAACTCTACAATTCGGCAATCACCGACGGCGGCCTGCATGACGGCCGGTTCGATCTTGCCCTGCTTGTCACTGACTGGCTTGCTGAAGCCCATGCTGCCGAGGCTCTCGATGATCTGAATCTTTGGCAAAAGGCCACCCCGATTCGCGGCTGGCCCCAAGAGTGGCCGTGCTCGCTCGTGAAACCGCTGATCCTGGAAGATTGCTTGACATCACTACCGTGGCACGACGGCCCCGAGTGCCTTGTGTATCGCTCTGATCTCTTTTCTGATTCGAAGCATCAATCGGCTTTCCGCGCCAAGTTTTCCCGTGAACTGGCACCGCCCGCCACGTGGGAGGAGTTCGAGGAGACGGCCCGCTACTTTACCGATCCTTCTTCAGGCCGCTATGGAACCGTCTTCGCAGCGTTTCCCGACGGCCACAACACGCTGTATGACTTTGCCCTCCAGGTCTGGAGCCGTGGGGGTGAACTGACCGACGTGGCTGGGCGTCCCAATCTCATTGCGCCCCACGCATTGGACGCTCTCGAATTCTATCGCCGAGTGGTCCGGGACCCAGCAATCTGCCATCCCAAGTCTCCGCAACTTGACTCGACTCAATCCGGCGATCTGTTCCTTGCGGGCGAAGTGGCTATGATGGCGAATTGGTTTGGCTTCGCTGCACGTTCGGGTCGCGAAGGCTCGCCGCTTGCGGGGAAAGTTGCCATTGCGCCGATCCCGGCGGCAAATGGAACGTCGCCTGTCTCGCTGTCTGTCTTCTGGGCGTTAGCCATGGGAAAAGGTTCGAGACAGAAAGAGCTTGCCTGGGAGTTTCTTCGCTTTGTGGCCTCACCGGAACGCGATCTGGGAATCACACGCCACGGCGCGGTGGGAGTGCGTCTCTCGACCTGGCGTAACCCTGAACTGCAGGCCCGCAACCCCGTTTACAGCGAAGTTGAATCTATCTCGCTCGGGGCGCGCCAGCTTCCGACGGGACCGGGAATGGCGGCCTTCGCAGCGATCATCGACGACGTGATCTCCCGCTCTCTGACCACCGACGAACCCTCGGCGGCTATTCTTGAATCAGCGCAACGCGAGATCGACAGCAAAGGTATCCGCTTCCAATGA
- the uxaC gene encoding glucuronate isomerase, whose translation MLHEDRLFPADEKTRAIARRLYAEIKDLPIVSPHGHTQAGWFARNEPFPDPVTLLVQPDHYIFRMLYSQGISLEELEINNKPVKDPRKVWRIFADNYHLFRGTPSRLWLDYVFENLFGLKERLSAKTADHYYETIEATLRTKEFLPRALFERFNIEVLATTDSPLDLLEDHKAIQQSGWKGRIVPTFRPDPVVDPAFPGFRKNIQALGNLTGEDTATWRGYLRALQSRREFFKSLGATATDHGHPTARTLDLSEQDAEANFVAVISDVEEAGENLNTAAHEVFRAQMLTEMARMSLEDGLVMQIHPGSVRNHNAQLYARYGRDMGADIPGPTDYVHALKPLLDRFGNEAGLTLILFTLDEATFGRELAPLAGHYPCLRLGPPWWFFDSPEGMLRFRELVTETAGFYNTVGFNDDTRAFLSIPARHDVARRTDAASLARMVADHRLDEDEAMELAQDLTVGLVRKAYKL comes from the coding sequence CTGCTGCACGAGGACAGGCTATTTCCGGCAGACGAGAAGACGAGGGCAATCGCGAGGCGGCTCTATGCAGAGATAAAGGACCTGCCGATCGTGAGTCCCCACGGGCACACGCAGGCGGGATGGTTCGCACGCAACGAACCGTTTCCAGACCCCGTCACGCTGCTGGTGCAGCCGGATCACTATATTTTTCGCATGTTGTACAGCCAGGGAATCTCTCTGGAAGAACTGGAGATCAACAACAAGCCGGTGAAGGATCCGCGCAAGGTGTGGCGTATCTTCGCAGACAACTACCACCTGTTTCGCGGCACGCCTTCTCGCCTGTGGCTGGATTATGTATTTGAGAATCTGTTTGGATTGAAGGAGCGGCTCTCAGCCAAAACGGCAGACCACTATTACGAGACTATCGAGGCTACGCTGCGGACAAAGGAATTCCTCCCGCGCGCCCTGTTTGAGCGCTTCAATATCGAGGTGCTGGCAACAACGGATTCACCGCTGGATTTGCTGGAGGACCACAAGGCGATTCAACAATCTGGCTGGAAGGGTCGAATCGTACCGACATTCCGGCCTGATCCCGTCGTCGATCCGGCATTTCCGGGCTTCAGAAAGAACATTCAGGCGCTAGGGAACTTGACCGGCGAGGATACGGCCACCTGGCGCGGATATCTTCGAGCCTTGCAGTCAAGACGAGAGTTTTTCAAATCGTTAGGGGCAACCGCAACCGATCATGGCCATCCAACGGCACGCACCCTCGACTTGAGCGAGCAGGATGCAGAAGCAAATTTTGTTGCGGTCATCTCTGACGTCGAAGAAGCCGGAGAGAATTTAAATACCGCCGCCCATGAGGTATTTCGCGCGCAGATGCTGACAGAGATGGCTCGGATGAGCCTCGAAGACGGGCTCGTCATGCAGATTCATCCGGGGTCGGTGCGCAACCACAATGCCCAGTTGTATGCGCGTTACGGACGCGACATGGGCGCCGATATTCCGGGACCTACAGATTATGTGCATGCCTTGAAGCCGCTACTCGATCGATTTGGTAATGAAGCGGGATTGACGTTGATCTTGTTCACGCTGGATGAGGCAACATTCGGCAGGGAACTGGCGCCTCTGGCGGGGCACTATCCGTGCCTTCGTCTGGGTCCGCCCTGGTGGTTCTTTGACAGCCCCGAGGGGATGCTCCGGTTTCGCGAACTGGTAACGGAAACGGCGGGCTTTTACAACACCGTAGGATTCAACGACGATACGCGGGCGTTTCTGTCGATTCCGGCGCGGCACGATGTAGCACGGCGGACCGATGCGGCTTCGCTGGCGCGCATGGTGGCGGATCACCGGCTGGACGAGGATGAGGCCATGGAACTTGCGCAGGATCTGACGGTTGGGCTGGTGAGGAAGGCGTACAAGCTTTAG
- a CDS encoding UdgX family uracil-DNA binding protein (This protein belongs to the uracil DNA glycosylase superfamily, members of which act in excision repair of DNA. However, it belongs more specifically to UdgX branch, whose founding member was found to bind uracil in DNA (where it does not belong), without cleaving it, appears to promote DNA repair by a pathway involving RecA, rather than base excision.) has protein sequence MVPKKKKESAAPFVPSERTLPVLAEAIQKCEGCDLYREATQAVFGEIESRSGSTKPRVSIMMIGEQPGDQEDKQGRPFVGPAGKLLDKALEEAEIQRSKVYVTNAVKHFKWEPRGKLRLHKKPTMKEINACRPWLDAELETVKPKLIVALGATAAQSLLGSSFRITQEHGKVQQLLGLPPIIATLHPSAILRAQTDEDRDTYMRTIVEDLREAAKIAGK, from the coding sequence ATGGTACCGAAAAAGAAGAAGGAGAGTGCGGCTCCGTTTGTGCCGTCGGAGCGCACACTGCCTGTACTTGCGGAGGCGATCCAGAAGTGCGAAGGGTGCGATCTCTATCGCGAAGCAACGCAGGCGGTGTTCGGAGAAATCGAGTCGCGCAGCGGGTCGACGAAGCCCAGGGTCTCAATCATGATGATTGGCGAGCAACCGGGCGACCAGGAAGACAAGCAGGGGCGCCCGTTTGTTGGGCCCGCGGGAAAGCTGCTTGACAAGGCTCTCGAAGAAGCCGAGATCCAACGCAGCAAAGTTTACGTCACAAATGCGGTGAAGCATTTCAAGTGGGAACCTCGCGGCAAGCTGCGCCTACACAAGAAGCCGACCATGAAGGAGATCAACGCCTGCCGCCCGTGGCTGGACGCAGAGTTGGAAACCGTGAAGCCCAAGCTCATTGTGGCTCTCGGTGCGACGGCGGCACAGAGCTTGCTCGGTTCGAGCTTCCGTATTACGCAGGAACACGGGAAGGTGCAGCAACTTCTGGGATTGCCACCGATTATTGCAACGCTTCATCCGTCGGCGATTTTGCGCGCCCAAACAGACGAAGATCGCGATACCTACATGCGCACGATAGTTGAAGATCTCCGCGAGGCCGCGAAAATCGCAGGGAAATAA
- a CDS encoding bifunctional 4-hydroxy-2-oxoglutarate aldolase/2-dehydro-3-deoxy-phosphogluconate aldolase, giving the protein MPETTQQIIERVGLIPVLRAKNSKQAHAVVQAMISGGVTVVEVTMTVPNAVELLRELKSEYGPKGLLLGSGTVTTSSEAQATINAGAEFVVSPSLHPEVISTTRTNGKLSIPGALTPTEIITAWRAGADYVKIFPCSAMGGASYLKSVLAPFPFLKLIPTGGVTLETAASFIQAGARALGVGSDLVNLAAIDAGHAEIITETARAYLKVISDLREKS; this is encoded by the coding sequence ATGCCTGAAACCACACAGCAGATCATCGAACGCGTCGGACTCATCCCGGTGTTGCGTGCCAAGAATTCCAAACAGGCCCACGCTGTGGTGCAGGCGATGATCTCGGGCGGGGTCACTGTCGTTGAAGTCACCATGACGGTTCCCAATGCTGTCGAACTGCTGAGAGAGCTCAAGAGCGAATACGGCCCGAAGGGCCTTCTTCTGGGTTCGGGCACCGTCACAACCTCTTCTGAAGCGCAGGCCACCATCAACGCCGGTGCCGAGTTTGTCGTTAGCCCCAGCCTGCACCCTGAAGTGATCAGTACAACCAGAACCAACGGCAAGCTGTCGATTCCGGGTGCGCTCACGCCGACCGAGATCATTACGGCATGGCGGGCCGGCGCCGACTACGTCAAAATTTTTCCCTGCTCGGCGATGGGCGGAGCCAGTTATCTCAAGTCGGTGCTCGCGCCCTTCCCGTTCCTGAAGCTGATCCCTACCGGCGGCGTTACGCTTGAAACCGCTGCGAGTTTCATCCAGGCGGGAGCTCGCGCCTTGGGAGTCGGCAGCGATCTGGTCAACTTGGCCGCCATCGACGCCGGTCACGCCGAGATCATCACGGAAACAGCGCGCGCCTATCTCAAGGTTATTTCCGATCTTCGCGAAAAATCCTAA
- a CDS encoding sugar kinase yields the protein MLRLDPGEGRVHTARQFAVWEGGGEYNVARGLRRCFGLRTAVATALADNAVGRLVEDCILQGGVDTSVLRWVPFDGVGRTVRNGLNFTERGFGLRAAAGCNDRGHTAVSQVKPGDFDWESIFGPGNGTRWLHTGGIFAALSASTADVAAEAMDEARRFGTPVSYDLNYRDSLWRSIGGKSKAQDVNRALVRKVDLLLGNEEDFTAMLGVQIKGVSEDFDELPIAAYEEMLREVAAAYPNLKLIASTLRTAPTASRNAWGAIALYEDKIIHVPQQEIDILDRVGGGDSFASGLIYGILAGKPIDWAVRCGVAHGALAMTTPGDTSMATLAEVERAMKGGSARIAR from the coding sequence ATGCTGCGTCTTGACCCCGGCGAGGGTCGCGTTCACACAGCACGGCAATTCGCAGTTTGGGAGGGCGGCGGCGAATACAACGTGGCGCGTGGTCTACGCCGTTGCTTCGGCCTGCGCACAGCCGTTGCGACAGCACTCGCTGACAATGCCGTTGGGCGCCTCGTTGAGGATTGCATCCTCCAGGGCGGGGTGGACACTTCCGTTCTCCGCTGGGTTCCTTTTGACGGTGTGGGCCGCACCGTGCGCAACGGCCTGAACTTTACTGAGCGCGGATTTGGCTTGCGCGCAGCTGCTGGATGCAACGACCGCGGCCATACAGCCGTCAGCCAGGTTAAGCCAGGCGACTTTGATTGGGAATCTATATTCGGCCCCGGCAACGGCACTCGGTGGCTCCATACCGGGGGTATCTTTGCCGCGCTTTCAGCTTCGACGGCCGACGTAGCCGCCGAGGCGATGGACGAGGCCCGGCGCTTCGGAACCCCGGTTTCCTACGATTTGAACTATCGTGACTCGCTGTGGCGCTCCATCGGCGGGAAGTCCAAGGCGCAGGACGTGAACCGCGCACTGGTGCGCAAAGTCGATCTTCTCCTTGGCAACGAAGAGGATTTCACTGCCATGTTGGGCGTTCAGATCAAAGGCGTCAGCGAAGATTTCGACGAACTCCCCATCGCCGCTTATGAAGAGATGCTCCGCGAAGTTGCGGCTGCGTATCCGAATCTGAAGCTCATCGCCAGCACGTTGCGCACTGCCCCCACGGCAAGCCGCAACGCCTGGGGCGCAATCGCACTCTATGAGGACAAGATCATTCACGTGCCGCAACAGGAGATCGACATCCTTGATCGCGTGGGAGGCGGCGACAGCTTCGCCTCCGGACTCATCTACGGGATACTGGCTGGAAAGCCGATCGATTGGGCGGTTCGCTGCGGCGTAGCTCACGGCGCGCTGGCCATGACAACCCCGGGCGACACCAGCATGGCTACGCTGGCTGAAGTCGAGCGTGCCATGAAAGGCGGCAGCGCACGCATCGCTCGCTGA
- a CDS encoding glucose 1-dehydrogenase: MSQSLFDLTGRVAVVTGGTTGIGHAIARGLAEAGADVVPSSRRAEQVEKAAAEIEALGRRTLRVTSDVLDRSSLQALHDAVIQEFGKADILVNAAGVTYKAPTLETAEEDWSRVIETNLTGTLRACQIFGRTMVKAGYGRIVNIASLTTFVGFFQVAAYSASKAAVGSLTKVLAVELAKTGVNVNAIAPGMFPTDLNAKLITGTPRGEELHMRVPMGRFGKASELAGAAVFLASEAASYVTGEIVAVDGGFLASGVNQ, translated from the coding sequence ATGAGTCAGAGCCTTTTCGATTTGACGGGCAGGGTTGCAGTCGTAACGGGTGGGACCACAGGCATCGGACACGCTATTGCGCGTGGATTGGCAGAGGCCGGAGCTGATGTAGTCCCGAGTTCGCGCCGAGCAGAGCAGGTGGAAAAGGCGGCGGCAGAAATTGAAGCCCTGGGACGCCGCACGCTGAGAGTTACGAGTGATGTGCTCGACCGCTCATCGCTACAGGCTCTGCATGATGCCGTAATTCAGGAGTTCGGCAAAGCGGACATCCTTGTGAATGCAGCGGGCGTGACCTACAAAGCGCCGACGCTGGAAACTGCAGAGGAAGATTGGTCGCGTGTTATCGAGACAAATCTGACAGGAACGTTGCGAGCTTGCCAGATTTTTGGGAGAACGATGGTGAAAGCGGGCTACGGGCGGATCGTTAATATTGCATCCCTGACCACGTTTGTCGGCTTCTTCCAGGTCGCAGCATATTCAGCGTCGAAGGCAGCGGTTGGATCATTGACGAAGGTGCTGGCGGTTGAGTTGGCAAAGACCGGAGTAAATGTGAATGCGATCGCGCCGGGTATGTTCCCAACGGATTTGAATGCCAAACTGATCACGGGAACTCCCCGCGGCGAGGAGTTGCACATGCGCGTGCCAATGGGAAGGTTTGGAAAGGCCAGCGAACTTGCAGGAGCGGCTGTTTTTCTGGCATCTGAGGCGGCGTCGTATGTGACGGGGGAGATCGTGGCTGTGGATGGCGGGTTCCTGGCCAGCGGCGTGAACCAGTAA
- the manD gene encoding D-mannonate dehydratase ManD, translated as MKITNATVNIASPGRNFVTLKIETDEGIYGLGDGTLNGRELAVASYLTDHVIPCIIGRDPFQTEDIWQYLYRGAYWRRGPVTMTAIAAVDVALWDIKGKALNTPVYNLLGGKSRDGVMVYAHANGKDVDAALEDVARHKDLGYKAIRVQSGIPGLSSTYGVAKGTGRYEPAERGLPHEYEWSSELYLRHVPNLFERVRAEFGEELHLLHDCHHRLAPIEAGRLGKELEPFHLFWMEDPTPAELQEGFKVIRGHTTTPIAVGEVFNSVWDAHELIRNQWIDYLRMTLVHGGGITHLKKTADFAAMYHVRTGFHGATDLSPVTMAAALHFDTAVHNFGIQEHMPHTDETDAVFPHSYKFRDGMMYPGDAPGLGVDLDEKLAAKYPYQRAYLPVNRKLDGTLTDW; from the coding sequence GTGAAAATTACGAATGCAACCGTCAATATCGCTTCGCCGGGGCGTAATTTCGTCACGCTGAAGATTGAGACAGACGAGGGAATTTACGGGTTGGGGGACGGCACGCTTAATGGCCGTGAACTGGCGGTTGCTTCCTATCTAACAGACCACGTGATTCCTTGCATAATAGGCCGGGATCCATTCCAGACTGAAGACATCTGGCAGTATCTCTATCGCGGAGCATATTGGCGACGTGGGCCAGTCACCATGACGGCAATCGCGGCAGTGGACGTCGCGCTGTGGGACATCAAGGGCAAAGCGCTGAACACACCCGTCTACAACCTGCTCGGCGGCAAAAGCCGCGACGGCGTCATGGTGTATGCGCACGCCAACGGCAAAGATGTAGACGCGGCACTCGAGGATGTAGCGAGACATAAGGACCTGGGATACAAGGCCATTCGTGTTCAAAGCGGAATTCCAGGCCTTTCGAGTACATATGGCGTAGCCAAAGGTACCGGGCGCTACGAACCGGCAGAGCGCGGACTGCCGCACGAGTACGAGTGGTCGAGCGAACTTTATTTGCGCCATGTACCGAATCTCTTTGAGCGTGTGCGGGCAGAATTCGGCGAGGAGCTACATCTGCTCCACGATTGCCACCATCGCCTCGCACCGATCGAAGCAGGACGTCTGGGAAAGGAATTGGAGCCATTTCATCTCTTTTGGATGGAAGATCCTACACCCGCAGAGCTACAGGAAGGCTTTAAAGTTATTCGGGGACATACGACTACTCCCATTGCTGTCGGCGAGGTATTCAACTCGGTCTGGGATGCTCATGAATTAATCCGCAATCAGTGGATCGATTATCTCCGCATGACCCTTGTGCACGGCGGGGGAATTACACACCTGAAGAAAACCGCAGACTTCGCGGCGATGTATCACGTGCGCACCGGATTTCATGGAGCGACGGACCTCTCGCCGGTGACAATGGCTGCGGCGTTGCACTTCGATACCGCAGTTCACAACTTCGGCATCCAGGAACATATGCCGCACACTGACGAGACGGACGCGGTGTTTCCGCATAGCTATAAATTCAGAGACGGCATGATGTATCCCGGCGATGCTCCGGGTCTAGGTGTGGATCTGGATGAGAAGCTGGCTGCAAAGTATCCGTATCAGCGCGCTTATCTTCCTGTGAATCGCAAACTCGACGGTACGCTGACAGACTGGTAG